CATCAACGAAACGGTAATATTCCTCCCGAGTCATGGGACAATTCAGATAATCGTTCCCCTGCCCATACCTGGAGGCGCGGAAAATTACATCCTTGTTCAGGCTGTCCCCATCGACAATGGGGGCGATGGCGTCATAGAAATAGAGGTATTCTTCGCCGGTTAGCTTTTTGATAGATTCAGCGAGGATTGGCGAGGTTAATGGCCCGGAGGCAATGATCACAATTCCCTCGGAAGGAATCTGGGTAACTTCTTCCCGGATGATTTTGACCTTGTCCGCAGATTGCAGGCGGGCGGTTATCTCCATGGCAAAAGCCTGCCGGTCAACGGCGAGGGCATCGCCTGCGGGAACGCAGGTTTCAGCGGCAACAGCCATGGTTAGAGAGCCCAACTGGCGCATTTCTTCTTTGAGTAATCCAACGGCGTTGTAGAGGGAATTCGAGCGCAAGGAATTGCTGCAGACCAATTCCCCTAAAAGCGGAGAAACATGCGCCGGCGAAAAACGCTGGGGTTTCATCTCGTAAAGAAAAACGGAAACCCCCCTCCGGGAGGCCTGCCAAGCAGCCTCACATCCCGCTAAGCCTCCGCCGATGATGGTGAAGGGGTATTGCATAATGATGCCCGCCTACCTAAAAAGGATTATTTGCGAAAAGAATTTTTTCACACATCCTATGAGGTGTCAAGTATTACCTCCTCATGCATCCCTTCATTTTTCAATAAGTTGATGAATTTACTTTGAGTAGTGGAGCCCGTCCGAGCCGGGCAGTCTCTTCCCGGGTCTTGATAATCCTTCTGAAATCACAAGAGAAAATTAAAAGTGAAGAGGGGAAAGTTACCTCCTGCTTCCGCTGCAATTTTAAAAAACCATCTCTTTTTAATTTTTGTTGACTCACTGGACCCAATTCGATAAGCTTCCGTTAAGATCAACCAATTGCCACCACTACCAACCAAGAGGTGAAAAATGACCAATTATTTAAACGATGAAGAACTGGAAGCCTTGCGCCGCTGGCCTACCTGCGCCATAGCAAATGCTATTGAGCTCTTCAATATTCGACCCCGGAATGAAGGGTTCATGCTTCCGGAGATTAAATGTGCCTTTCCCGATTTGGGGCCGATGATTGGCTATGCCGTCACGGCCGTTATATCCGCTGACTCTCCAGAGGGGCGGCGAGTTCCACCGCCGGAATGGTGGAAAGAAATTCAAAAAATACCGGAACCCAGGGTAGCGTTAATCCATGATATTGATCATCCGGTGGTAGGATCCTTCTGGGGAGAAGTAAACGCCAACATTCACAAGGCCTTGGGGTGCGTGGGCACGGTGACCGACGGATCTGTCCGAGACTTGGATGAGGTAAGGGAAACGGGGTTCCAATTCTTCTCCAGTTGTATATCCGTTTCCCACGCTTACGTTCATTTGGTGGAGGTGGGAATTCCGGTCAAAGTGGGGGGACTGGTTGTGAAATCAGGGGACCTCATCCTGGGCGATAAGCACGGAGTGATCTCCATCCCGTTGGAGATCGCCAGAGATGTACCCAAAGCTGCCCAGCTTATGGAGGACTGGGAGCGGCGGGTGATCAACTTTTGCAAATCCAAGGAGTTCAACCCGGAAGGGCTGAGAGAACGTTTCATGTCTCCCCGCCCCACCTGGCCACCGAAAAAATAGGCGCAAGTCGCAAGGCGCAAGGGGCAAGGTGTAAAGCCAATGACTCAATGACTTATTGACTTAATGACTATTTTTTATCCGACATTTCCAGGCGAGCGCCAACGCGAAGGAATAGAGGTAACAAGACAATAAAAAGAAGGCCTAAAATGGTAAGGGCGGAGGAGAAAGAATATGCTTCAGCCCAATGACCGATACTCGACGGAACGACGCCGCCTCCCAAAAGAAATCCGACGAAAATGACCAATGATACAGCTGCGCTCCGCAAATGGGAGGGAAAGATTAGGGCGAGGATTGTAAAACCTACTGGAAACAAACATGCTGCTGAAGCAGCTTGGAGGAAAAGCAAAATAGGTGTGGTTATGGGACTGGGGATCAATCCGAGGAGAAAGGTAAAAACACCCGTGGTTATCAAAAATAAAGTCACGGTCCGTTTTGGCCCGAACCGATCTATGATCGAACCAGAAAGGAATAAGACGACGATCCCAAACATGCGGGAGAGCCCGATAAGCGTGTTGGCCCAACCTCGGTCCATTCCCATTTCGTTTACAAGAAAAAGGGGCATCATGGTATAAACGCCGATACTCGACCCGATGGAAACAGTGAACATGGTCGCCATCATCCAGAAGGAAGGGCTGATCATAATTGTATAGATCGACTGGAGACGCGGCGGTTCCCCTTTTTCCCTTCCTCCCTGGCCAAAAAGCCAAAAAAGAATCCCCATGAGAATCGACCAGACACCCAGCACCGCTAATGCCCCACGCCAGGAAAAAAAATTTAGCAAAGCTTCAGACAATAAAGGCGCCGTAATAAAACCCAGATTGGGGGCCAGTTCATGAATGGCCATGGCTTTTCCCCAATGTTCCTTGCTGACCAGTTCCGTCAGCGTAGCAATCCCTGAGGGAAGATAAAACCCTGCTGAAAGGCCAGCAAGCACAAGCCCGGCATGCATTTGGTTTATTGAGAATGACCGGGATATAGCCACAATTGCCCCTCCCACCAGGATGCTCGATAAGGTGATCGTGCGCCGGTGGTTCAGCAGCGAGGAAATGAATCCTGATCCCAAAAGCCCAGCACCATAACCGAAGGCGACGAAAAGGAATAAAGTCCCAGCTTCTCCATGACCCAGGCCCAAATCTTTTTCAATCACGGGGAGGAGCGGTGCTAAAACAACCCGGGCGACAAACGTCAGGTAAAAGATGCCCACAAGCAAAAGAAGAGGCATCAGCGGGAAGGGGAAAGATTTTCTCATTACCATTTCAAAGGAACCCTCTGAATTTTTTAAAGGGTGGCCACTTTTTGCCCTAAAGCGAACGCCTCTTTTTTGGCTGATTCGTTCTTGGCGATCTCTCCTTTGGCCGATGCCGACGCCATTACCGTTCCCATCCATTTTAGCTTGGTGAAATCGCAGGTGGTCTTAAAGCTATGGACAATGGGATCCGCGGTGGAGACATTGGGATCTCCGCAGACCGTGATGAGGCCAATCTTTTTCCCTTTCATCTTGGGGTAATATTGCTTATGCCAGCGCCACTCCGCATCAAAAAAGGCGCACCAGCGGTCCAGGTAAGCCTTCATCTGAGCAGTCATGGACCAGAAGTAAGTGGGCACGCTGTGGATAACGGCATTGGCTTCCAGAATCTTCTGGTGGATCTCCGGCATATCATCCTGGACAGCGCAGATTCCAGTTTCATTGCATTTTCCACAATCAAAACAACCGGAAATTTTTTTCTGACAAAGGATAATCTTTTCTACTTCTGCCCCGGCGTCTTTTGCCCCGGCCAGAGCCTGGTCCAGAAGGATATCGCTATTTCCTCCAATTCTTGGACTCCCCAAGATTCCCAGTACCTTCATGTTATCCTCCTATTAATATATTTAAAAATATTTTGGACGCAGATAAACGCAGATCCACAGGGTTGAAATAAAAATTTAAAGGCGTAACGCCAAAGAATAAAAAAAGTTTTGGCTTTTATATTGAAACAGTATTTTTCTGCGTTGATCTGCGAAAATCTGCGTCCTAAAATTTTATTTTATACCAGCCGGGAAACACCTTCGGCAACTTTGGGATAGGCATCTATCAGAGCGAGGTCATGGCCCGGGAAGATCAAATCGATGGATGAGGCCTTGGCCCGAATCTTATCGTAACTTTTCATCCAGGCGATCATATCGGTGATGATCGCACTGGGAATGTCGGTGCGATAACTGGAGAAAGTATGGGCGGAATCGGAACCCACGATGGCCTTTCCTTTTGTGGTGTTCACGACCACTGTTTGCAGACCGATGGTGTGACCCGGGCAAAGAAGCAACTCGATTCCCGGCAAGATTTTTTTATCACCCCGGATGAGTTGAAGCCTCTTTTTTCCTTTTAACTTGGCCAGGTAACGATTGGCTACCGGGTCCGTAACCTGCAGAAAAGGAGCACGTTTGGCGGTTGGGTTGGTCATCCAGAAATTGAACTCTTTTTCCTGGAGGAAAATCGTTGCGCGCGGAAACAACTCAACTCCACTAATGTGGTCAAAATGGATATGGGTCGCCACTACGTGTTTTACCTTTGCGGCGTCGATGTCAATCCTTTTCAGGACATCTACCGGATTGATGTAGCCGGCCAGATTGCGCTCCTTGGCTAATTGGGGAGCACAGCCGCAGTCGACGACAATTGTTTCACCGCCTCCCCGGATAGCAAAAATATAATAATTAATCTGGGCGTTCTTATCTATGTCCTGGAACCAGTTGACCATGGACGCCGGTCGGGTGAAAGGCCCGGCATATTTAAGAGCATAAATTTCATAAGTTGGCATCACCATAAGTCGGTCTCCTTTCCTTTTAAGTGGCGAGTGTTGAGGGTTAAGTCAAAAATAGGCTATCTGTCCTCAATTTCGTTCCTTATTCCTTTTCCCTTAGCCTTACGACTTGTGCCTTACCCCTTCTTTATATTGTTTGCCCCCCGTCCACGCGGATGATTTCACCCGTTACGAATGAACTGGCTTCCGCCGCCAGAAAAAGGGCAAGACCCACGACCTCTTCAGGTTCACCAAATCGTTTGAGTTCAATTTCTCTGATGCGCTGTGCCCTGCGATCTGGGTCCGTCCAGTTCACCCGGCTGAATTCCGTTTTAATGGAGCCGGGGGCGATGGCGTTTACTAAAATGTTATGCGGGGCCAGTTCCCGCGCCATCACCTGGGTCATCATGTTTAGGGCCGCCTTGCTGATGCAGTAGGCTCCGGTTTGATCCGCCCGCGCGCGGAGCCCGCTGATAGAACTGATATTGATGATCCTGCCTCCACCCTGCTTGATCATCTCCTTGGCTACGACTTTACTCATCAAGAAGGCACCCTTCAAGTTCACTTCCAAAACTTTATCAAAAGCCTCTTCTTCCAAATCCACCATCGAGCTCAAGACGGGGTTAGCTCCGGCATTGTTGACTAAAACATCGATCCGGCCGAATGCTTGAAGTGTTCCTTGAACGAGCTTTTGCACCTCTTCTTTCTTCCCCACGTGGGCCGGAATAGCTATAGCCTCACCGCCCATCCCGCGAACCTGTTCCGCCACCTTCTCCAGTTCCGGCGGCCGCTTATTGCGACTGGAAACTACCGATTTGGCCCCAGCTTCCGCAAAGGCCAGAGCAATGGACCGACCTATCCCGCGGCTCGCACCGGTGATCAAAGCAACTTTGCCCTGTAAGGAAAACAGCTTTGCCAACATGAACCTTTCCTCCTTGCCTGGGTTTCGATAATTCATTTTTACCATAAATAAAAATTCTGGCAATCTTTATTACTGACCCGTTACCCTGCACTTGGAAAATTCCTTGCGCTTCCATCCCCCTCCCGCCCGGGCTTCCTCTTTCACTGTGAATTCATCAATTTATTAAAAGGTGAAGGGGACCGAGGGAATTGCCATTCTTGACAAGAAGGAGAATTGTTGCTATGTTTAATTAGCACTCTTGGGCTTAGAGTGCTAAGAGGTAATCCGATGAGTGAGACCTTAACTTCTCGAGACCGTAAAGTATTGCAGGCAATTATTATGGATTATATCCAAACTGCAGAACCGGTGGGATCACGAACTGTGTCTAAAAAATATAAGATGGAGCTCAGTCCAGCAACAATCCGCAATGTTATGGCGGATTTAGAGGAGATGGGCTTTTTGCGGCAGCCGCACACTTCAGCCGGGCGGGTGCCTACGGATCGGGCCTTTCGTTTCTACGTGGACAGCATATTGGAAGTGCGCCGACTCAACAAAATTGACCAAGATCGTATTATTCTGAGCCTGCAAAATGAGAAGACGGACATAAATGAGATGATGAAGCACGCCTCGTCTTTACTTTCTCTGCTATCCAAACAGACGGGGGTCGTTTTGGCCCCGCGTTTTGGGAGTAATGTATTCAAACATATAGAATTTATCAAGCTTAGAGAGAAAAAAATACTGGTGATCATCGTATCCAAATCAGGCGAAGTTCAAAATAAACTGATCGAGTCCGATGAGCCATTAAATCAGGATGAGCTGGAAAAATTCAGCAAGTACCTAAACGAGATCATGGACGGATTGAGCCTGGTTGAGGCCAAACGCAAAATTGTGGAGGAGATGAAGAAGGAGAAAGTCCTCTTTGATAAACTCATGTATCGTGCCCTCCAACTCAGCCAGAAAGCGCTGGAAGACGAAGCGGAAGGCGACCTTTACATTGAAGGCAAAACCAACATCATTCAATCTCCAGAATTTGCCGACGTGGAGAAAATGCGGCTCCTTCTTTTGGCGTTCGAGGAGAAAACCAAGATTGTCAAACTCTTGGACAAGGCTCTGGCCACGCAGGGGATTCAAATTTTTATTGGCGCGGAAAACGAATTCAACGAAATGAGGGAGTGCAGCATCGTGGCAGCGTCTTATTCTAAAGAAAATTTTACCCTGGGAACTTTGGGAGTTATCGGGCCAACACGGATGGATTACTCCAGCATCATTCCCATTGTGGATTATACGGCCAGAATCCTGGGGAAAATCCTGGAAAACA
The sequence above is drawn from the Deltaproteobacteria bacterium genome and encodes:
- a CDS encoding SDR family oxidoreductase; this encodes MLAKLFSLQGKVALITGASRGIGRSIALAFAEAGAKSVVSSRNKRPPELEKVAEQVRGMGGEAIAIPAHVGKKEEVQKLVQGTLQAFGRIDVLVNNAGANPVLSSMVDLEEEAFDKVLEVNLKGAFLMSKVVAKEMIKQGGGRIINISSISGLRARADQTGAYCISKAALNMMTQVMARELAPHNILVNAIAPGSIKTEFSRVNWTDPDRRAQRIREIELKRFGEPEEVVGLALFLAAEASSFVTGEIIRVDGGQTI
- the hrcA gene encoding heat-inducible transcriptional repressor HrcA → MSETLTSRDRKVLQAIIMDYIQTAEPVGSRTVSKKYKMELSPATIRNVMADLEEMGFLRQPHTSAGRVPTDRAFRFYVDSILEVRRLNKIDQDRIILSLQNEKTDINEMMKHASSLLSLLSKQTGVVLAPRFGSNVFKHIEFIKLREKKILVIIVSKSGEVQNKLIESDEPLNQDELEKFSKYLNEIMDGLSLVEAKRKIVEEMKKEKVLFDKLMYRALQLSQKALEDEAEGDLYIEGKTNIIQSPEFADVEKMRLLLLAFEEKTKIVKLLDKALATQGIQIFIGAENEFNEMRECSIVAASYSKENFTLGTLGVIGPTRMDYSSIIPIVDYTARILGKILENMDE
- a CDS encoding MFS transporter, whose protein sequence is MVMRKSFPFPLMPLLLLVGIFYLTFVARVVLAPLLPVIEKDLGLGHGEAGTLFLFVAFGYGAGLLGSGFISSLLNHRRTITLSSILVGGAIVAISRSFSINQMHAGLVLAGLSAGFYLPSGIATLTELVSKEHWGKAMAIHELAPNLGFITAPLLSEALLNFFSWRGALAVLGVWSILMGILFWLFGQGGREKGEPPRLQSIYTIMISPSFWMMATMFTVSIGSSIGVYTMMPLFLVNEMGMDRGWANTLIGLSRMFGIVVLFLSGSIIDRFGPKRTVTLFLITTGVFTFLLGLIPSPITTPILLFLQAASAACLFPVGFTILALIFPSHLRSAAVSLVIFVGFLLGGGVVPSSIGHWAEAYSFSSALTILGLLFIVLLPLFLRVGARLEMSDKK
- a CDS encoding RraA family protein, yielding MTNYLNDEELEALRRWPTCAIANAIELFNIRPRNEGFMLPEIKCAFPDLGPMIGYAVTAVISADSPEGRRVPPPEWWKEIQKIPEPRVALIHDIDHPVVGSFWGEVNANIHKALGCVGTVTDGSVRDLDEVRETGFQFFSSCISVSHAYVHLVEVGIPVKVGGLVVKSGDLILGDKHGVISIPLEIARDVPKAAQLMEDWERRVINFCKSKEFNPEGLRERFMSPRPTWPPKK
- a CDS encoding N-acyl homoserine lactonase family protein, translated to MVMPTYEIYALKYAGPFTRPASMVNWFQDIDKNAQINYYIFAIRGGGETIVVDCGCAPQLAKERNLAGYINPVDVLKRIDIDAAKVKHVVATHIHFDHISGVELFPRATIFLQEKEFNFWMTNPTAKRAPFLQVTDPVANRYLAKLKGKKRLQLIRGDKKILPGIELLLCPGHTIGLQTVVVNTTKGKAIVGSDSAHTFSSYRTDIPSAIITDMIAWMKSYDKIRAKASSIDLIFPGHDLALIDAYPKVAEGVSRLV
- a CDS encoding flavodoxin family protein → MKVLGILGSPRIGGNSDILLDQALAGAKDAGAEVEKIILCQKKISGCFDCGKCNETGICAVQDDMPEIHQKILEANAVIHSVPTYFWSMTAQMKAYLDRWCAFFDAEWRWHKQYYPKMKGKKIGLITVCGDPNVSTADPIVHSFKTTCDFTKLKWMGTVMASASAKGEIAKNESAKKEAFALGQKVATL